atttctttgttttGAGGCTTTTTTGTACAACTTTGTAAACCACTTGCCCGATTTGCCTCAAAATGTATCCAGTTCTAAGTCTCGATGATCCCTTTCAATTGCCACCAAGAACGTccaaatcggttgattcgttccaaagatatcgtacgacaaaaattatttttttttttttagttccacggattttttttggttgaacaacaaaataacaattttttgatttcgaagtgcttaaaaatttataaataataaagtttttcagctttctgagcttgaaaacagcgggaagttttggggttggCCCACAAACTCAACCgtatttcagattttttttgtttttttcgattaaatagtcgagtaatttaatagtttgaacgatataaaaatataaaaagtacaaatatataaacctGAATATAAAGATCTTCATTTCTGAGATGTTCAGCAATAAATTCAACAGCTTCAGTAGCTTTGGTAGCTTCTGGACTCAATAAAACAGAATCAGAACTTTCAGATCCACGTCTGTCACCTAAAGGCTCATTATTACCAGCACCCGCACCAGCAGCAGCTCCAGTTACACCAGAAGCGGCAGTACTTGTAGTGCCAGTATGATGCGCTTTGcgatttattttacaatttggATGATGTAAATCAGATAACTccattatttccattttagaTTTGCTTATCCCTCCGGGCAAGTGTTCCGTTGGACTGCCTGAGTACGTTGACGTCGGCAGAGTCACGTTTGGTATCTCCATCATCCACCTGAGCCGGGTTTTTTTTGGTCGACGCATCAATAATATTGCCGgtaagtatttcaaaaatattttacgaaTCATCTGGGGCATTCTGTGGGTCCTGGGGCCTCGGAAattccaatttattataataacagtCACCAGTATACTGACGGTATTCATAATGAatgtaaatagtaaatatttagcAATCAGTGGCAACACTAAAGAAGTCGGTGGCAATATTTTACTGACGAGAAGTAAAAATACGACAAGTGAAAGCAAAATACTGATACCCAGAGTTACTTTTTCGCCGGCTTCTGCtggtaaataaaataccaGTACACATAAAAATGATATCAATACTGTTGGTAGTATCAAATTAACGGTGTAAAACAATGTTTTGCGGcgtattattatgtaaaatgtaATATCTGTTTCCGTGGGGAAGTCTCCTtgataagtatttaaatatgcCGGTACACTTATTATGTCCCATGTGCCACTTTTCCAGTAGTCTGATAAatccacaaaatttttatcgttataCAAAGCCAGTGATACTTGGTCACCGTTAAATGTCCATGAACCGAATTTCATAATACATGTTTGTTGATCAAATGGAAAATATGTTACGTCAATAGTGCATGAGCTCTGATATATTGCTGGTGGTACCCAAAGTACTTCACCGTTTGGATAAATCAAAACGTTACTTTTATAACGTACTTCGTAGTTACCATCGgcactgaaaattattattcaataaaatattaatatgtcTGATACATTTAttgctatgaaaattttaatggtaatataaaattaaatgcaatttaaaaatttatcgaatagATACATGATTCAATCAATTattgaatagaaaattttaataaatatattgacgaaaattaatagataaaaatgaatactctataatttaaaaaaaatttatgtttaaaagaatattaatatttaaaaaatttgaattattggtaaattattataaatatattttaataatttttcacgtgagttaataatttgtaattaaaaagtttaaccaaatatttgattttgagaaaaaattctaaagctAACGAATGATcagaattttcttaattatttaaaaattcaaattatttcattcgaACACTTTTTGCACggctctataaaaaagattaaaataataagtatatattgtactgtaaaaaattagcggagtaAATTCGaggtaaataaaatccagatcactctgAAATTATTCagctgaaaaaacaaacttcctatttactccgtatgtaaagtggtttttttttcaactccgGAAGTCtgagtgacggagtgaatttagattgaaataaaatccgcaatcactccgaatttaaataataaaaaatagaaaaataataaaaatcttacttgttaaataatacaatatcAGGTTTCCAAACTTTATCTGGTGGTAAACGCAATACTCCAATACCACCGTAATCAGCTTCGTCCCATTGCAATTGATAATCTGTCCACACAAATCTCAACCACACATTCGATTTCATAatctgatttttttcattctacattaaattaaaatcaatgatactcaattaatatatttacatatattttttatcatatcagataattcattcatttgattctttaatatatcaataatgaATTCTAATCGTTAATTAtcctaattattttttttctttacataaaGAAGTAAATAAACACACGTACCACATTGATAAGTTGGACAAAAGCGAGACCAAATCTTACATGAACTTTTTCAGTCATATTTTGAACTGGCCTAATAAGCTTATTGTAGCCCCTAAACAAATCTCGCACCAATCTTTCTTCATCTTCAGAACACAGacctattaataattataattataataacaataataacaattattatgataagtaTTTAGAtacttattttgtaaaaaaatattttacaacttaCCAATACAAAAAACAgcagatattaataataatttcaatattttcgagtaGTTGTACATTTCGAGCAGAGTGACATCCGCCCGACTGCCATATTCATCCACCGCCCACAAAATCAATAGGGGTTGTTATCTATaccttttaaataatgagtaaAGACGTTTTCTGCATTTCCATCAGATGAATCCCCGTAAAATTTCCATCCctcaaaaaaatagtttttcatCCCTCGTACCAacaagcgaaaaaaaattaaacgtcaaattttttttatctgtgatatttgaatttcattttacaataataaaatataaataattattaatgacttaatttttacttctacttacaaaaaaaaaaagacgagtaattaatcaaaaaaaaaaaggtcataacaaatttcaattttataattaaatttattttaaaacaattaaaaaattacatttttaacaattaaaatatttttaacaaacgcttacattttaaataattgggtttaaaaaattacaatttattatttataaaaaaaattaattttttttaaatttagtcagatctcattttttttttttataaaaaagttgcAATTGTTTATTGCAAAACAATGATTACAATTATTTGgtatatgaaatattaataatcgaGCAATATAcaattatctattattattattattaattatttagtattgCTGTACACTATTACATTTACACAAGCTGTCATTTCAAGTCCATTTTCTCGTACGTAGTggaatacttaaataatatctgatgtattatattttaatataatataaattttattagcctcaattattagttatttaattactcaataaaattgaGCTTTTGTTCAGTCCCAAGCAgatccgaattacggtaaattaccgtattTTTTCACAACACCATAATTTACAGCAAATTTGCcgtattttacggtaatttacggCATTTAGCAGAATTACCGTATAGTATGGtgttttacggtaaaatactgCAGTATTACTGCAATTTTTACGGTGAATTACGAcaattttaccataaatttgcCGGAAATTCGGCAATCTACCGTAAGTTACTGTACTTTACGGCAAATTCCGATTTTTGCggtaatttacggtaatttaccgtaattcggatccgctagagatatatttattaaacattaattatttttaatttgtgatgttttacttttttaaaattaaatttataaattgatatttagacTGATACTCATAAAATAtctaagtattaattaaaaaatgtacctGAGACcatttcttaataatatcaaatatttatactaatgacttctataattaattattcattttatttttaatacaagtcatactaattttttttaaacataaaaaattcaatgattaaaattttatgaacgaaaaaaattaggaGTCTGCAAATTGTGTGcacttcaaattcaaaatttagtaattcagaatattcgaatatttaatttttcgctcacatgtaaaataaattataaaaatatttgatttcattttttttgagttctaattacatttaaaaaaattaatatataacaataataacctTATAATTTCTTAAGTACATGGAATACTATTgtacattttttaaagtaatttacattatttattacccaggaaaaaaaatttaagtcaacatacattcaattttttttaaattcaagatTTTCATTGACATCAATAGATCTATTTAGATTAATGTAGATTTTTTTcgatcttaaatttaaaaaatttttattttttagaagttttcaaaatctttatcaaaacaaaacttcaaattttacttTGTCAAAAATTCGCAGAGTGAACACATTAAATTCGGAGTAAATCCAGAGCGGagtatttcttatttttttaattttattggaatgaaatttactccaaagaaaagtttatgtaaaaattaaaactctgGTTTAGAGTGAAtgcagattaaaataaaattcacatgAGCCCGAAATCTctccgctgaaaaaaaagttcccaTTTACTTCGTATACAgagtaattgttttttctaaCTCCGGAACTCTGAGTGATGGAGTAAATTCggataaagtaaaatttgtaTCTCAGTAAAAGAAAGTATTCAGATCTAAATTATTGTTTCCCAGGTagtaaaatggaaaaaaaatctactcgCTTTCGGATTGATATCGGTCTAAATTACGATTACTGTTGCCGTCTTTTAGTTGATCATCAGGTAGAGGCAGTTCCATGTATCCctgattgataattttttgtagcTTTTTCGATGAGGAAatccataaataaatgacaatacCAATCATAAGAATGGAGCTTAATCCTAATACAATAGTCATCCGATAAAACCACACAGTTGATTTGGTCTTCCACTCGATAGACTTTAAAATGCATTGAAAGGTCTCCATTTCCAGTGGTATAGGATTAGAATCCGCATGGCATGATGTGCAATCGATATCTGAAGGCCCCGAACAGGTCATACAAGAGTAATGACACGGAATACAGGCATTCTTTCGTTGATCGTGATCCACATACATGTTACGAGGACACTCTGATAAACAACGACCTTCGGAGATAAACCACCCGTCTTTacattctacaaaaaaaaaaaaattattaaatatataactggacattttaaataaatcaattgaaaaataatttttagctcCAACTATTCGGTCcccttaaattttgttttttttttttttttttttagttctataacaataaaattttatattgatatttttgattacTGATTAAATCtcgtatgaaaaaataaaataattgaaattttattttatcggtaaaagaaaaaaataaaaaaaaaaattaattgccttgaataataatttcgtTGACAAATTATATTGGGtaatttgattaatatatttataatatataaattttcatgcgTTTCTAAAAGGATTAAACTGCTTcaatctttaattaaatacttcttatctaaaaataaaatttttttttatgtctgattcaaaattcaaacatgcgtttttttttactattgaaTGACTAATTGCGacttaattatcaacaatgataataaataatgcactgttaaaaatttgcagAATGAAcgcaaattaaattcagagTAAATGTGGAGCGAAGGactagttatttatttaatttcctcaGAGTGAAATCTACGCCGAAggggaatttattttagtattaaaactccgaatcgaaGTGAATGGAGATAATTCCGCTGaaaaaaatctctatttaGTCCGTATacggagtaattttttctaaaactccggaactccatGCACTATGGAGTAAATACGGAACGGATGACtgtatgattatttaattttttcagagtaaaatttactccaaagggGAATTGGAGTAAATgcgaattgaaataaaatccagatcactccaAATTCACTTCCAATTTGTAGCAGTATGCATAGAAAAAAAGGAGTTTTTagcgcaaaaaaattttactcgccctaagaaaatttttacttgtcccaaaaaatttttcgcattataaattgcaagcgaaaattttcttgcgcaaagaaatttttttttagttctaagaaaatttttgtctttaagtcttgacacaaaatatttcttacaccaagaaatcctttttttctccgtaacaatgataataatgataataataacaatgattaatatttattataataattattaatgagttaataattatttaacatgcaaattattcctaaaaaaaaaaaaaaaataataacttacatTATTTCTGACATTCACAagcattttaaatatatatgcatataatttcaaattcttataaataataaagaaatttatttattaataaaccacgcatgcaatttaaaaatataataaatcaaagtaaggaagtgtaaaaaaaaaggatattaTTAAGACAGTATTTATTTgtgtaagtaaattaaattcgaaaaattagtCGGACGTGTAGTTTaagaagtgataaaaaaaataaagaagagaATTTAGAACAGAAACTAAACTCACCGTAGCAAAAGCGATGAGGGATAAGTGAATTTGTTGTAGATGTAGAAGAAGTTGCGCGTAGGCTGAAAAAATCCACTGGAAATAAATCGCCCCAGAGTAAATGGATACCTAGATACTCCAATTAACTCGTCCTATTTAACTTTCAACAGATTAATTATACACAACTCTTAATTACTTACACTTAGCACTAAAATTAGTTTAACTTTAACAAATATTACACGAgcccaaaataattttaaattaatttaaaaaaaaaaatgatattgcgacagtcaaataaataaaaatgataaaacagAACatgcataaataataaaatatttaatacccACTTCTGGACGTCGTAGAGTTAAAATATTACAGTTATGTCTGGTGATAAATAGTGAGCAAATTTCGTACAACTATAAAACGCGCTagtccataaaaaataatctttaaaagtaatagttatagtaacaataaaacagttgataagctttaaaaaatcacaattaaataaatattatccaAGAGAATTGTTATTGTAAGCAATAAAACCAATAAGCTGTAACATCTACCGGAAATCTTAAgcttagattaatttttatttgataaataaatcgaCTGTCCAATTTTAAAGTCTAGTACGAGCcaattatttttgtctatatctgtctttaaaaaaaaaataaaaatgaacttaatgagttttaaaatttatgattttgtaTATCAAAGAAAAAACGTACGAAATTTTTACTCGCGTTTGCCGTACGAGTCAAAGGCAAGGGCGGCAAACgagtaaatttttgagtttccCGCTTAGTTCTGTGgtgtgaataaatttttttaattgaactttaatatttttacgattattttgcagactgtaaaaaattttcggtgtgAAAATGATCTTCAAGGACTTTACAAGGTCTGCTTGGTGTACATTGATGGTGTGAAATATCAAACGGAGTACTTTTAACACAGTATGAGCGTTTTCTTGCACACCGTTTGGTGTTACTAGCTGAAATAGTGTCCGATAATATAATCTGttcccaaaaatttaaaaataattcatgagtCACAACACtagtctattattattattgatgtagataattttaaaataaaaatcaattctaGCGTCTAAGTAAtcgaaagttttaaataaagaacttatacatttacaccATTAGTCCGAAATTTAACACCGTGTGTTGTGTAACTTTTACACTGGcagtgttgaaaattttaaaaccgaatcatacactaaaaattttttacagtctgTGTATAAGGAGAaagtgtcattttttttatgcgaaAACTAGGGAAATAAATATGCGCATACGTCAACTTTGCTGCAAacaatgacaaaaatttttaattcccgTTGTAGATGtggtaaaaaatactaagGAGGACGTCGCAATTCCTGTGTTTAGCGATTTCCAGTGGGCAATTACCCACGCTACTGGAATGTCTTACTCTCCTCTGTAGGTGTGCAATATACTGGCAATTAAAAGAAGGATGAGATGACATATGAAAAATATCagagtaaaaatgaatgaaaatacaGATCCTTAAAAATATTGGCTCActggatttttaaatttggacAGCCGTAAATGTATTGCGTGCGGGTTACAAAAAgcaaagtatatatataatattttttttctttaattaattgatttatgatatacaaataaatttgcgTATAagattcattatattttttaatcacttatttaatttatcaatatatatatatatatatatatatatatatgactatatatgcatatatactTGTGAAACATCAGGCATTACAGTCACACTTTACACTTATATCGTTTTATCcatataaattatctttaatttattgttttgttgttttcaataagaaaacaaaaaaaaatgattgcgtgggtgatacaaatttttaatcactcattataataataataattattattataattaatattcaataattattaccatccATTCATCTTTATAACTTAAGATATTTAAGATATGTCACTCCTCCAAAAGCGAAGAtacattttcatatatttatatattacatacaaacatttacaataaatacaattatttttttcttttatttagttgttactcattaataattaaacattcaCGATGGGTTTTATTTGATAGTCTTGTTCTATTAGTGAAacatgtttgtatatatattatatatacacacatatttttttaatacaatcgACTGATTTactcatttataattatttattgttttaaaattattaagcgTTAAATCGGTAGTTTTGGAATGTtccatattttaattactaattaatttaataataacaataattattatgccGACTTTGAATAAGCCCATCGTgatgtaattatattattgaacTAAAGACGAATAAGAtttactgataaaataaatgaaatagcttttcaaagaaaaaattactcagtcCGTTCTATAAAAAGTCCGACGTTGGTTAttactttaatataaatttaatttaattaaaatatcctCTTTGATTGACATATCtagatattataattatttattcctcGAAGTACTTTCGTTTGTGAGCTTGAGTAGGATTTTAAcattcagaaaataaaattgagtagaaattttttgttggaCACAAAGCTCTAGATTAACGAcggatagtttttttttatttattattttacaagaaATGATTATCTTTATATCATGGACTAATAGCATCAATGTACAATTACATtcgtcatttattattaaaatgttgacatatatatgtatatatgtatatacatcgcgttaataatttcaaaaggacttaaatttttattcgcctaattttttttttaatacaaatcgGTTTGGAGACTTATTTTGAAGCtcaaaattgaagaaaaaattttcgaatgcCAGGAGGACATATAATTTAAGTCATGCGTCCTTaggtattcaaaattttttttttgcacacctcaaacGTGGAGCGAAGAGGTTATGCTTTATAACAGACTAGTCAAGGTTATGATTTCCTTACATTAAActgtgtatattattttcaaatcacACTTACACGTTACAAAAAACACATTAATATAAAGAGGAAACGCTAATTAATGAGCctgatatttttgttaatttgcTCGATacgtattattataaaaaaaaataatcgtggACGTCAATTAGTCTGTAATTCAAAATATGTCTGCGGCACGGATATCTTTAGAACAATTTGGCGAAATATTTCGCGGTTATTAAAcagaaaatactttttttcagcttaaaaaaaaaaacacgtgtttcagtaattaataaaagtaaatagacTTCTCAAAATTTTGCATGCCCGTTTGAGGTCtgcatttttgaattttttcaattgttaatttttagcACGTACTTGAAAATCGAAACGTTTTTCACGCAAcgaaaatgagaaaattcaTGGGGGGTGACCTGAGATTTTCGACTGGCACACCAGCATCTACATGcgaaacatttcaaaaatctagTCATCCAGTTGCGCAAAAACGTTCGGATATTTAGGAACATTTTTTAGCTTTgaaataagtttattaaacgattaacgatgaaaaaaaaatagaagcttttttggttttaagaagCTCTCCAAAGCCAAAAGAGCGAATAAAAGTTCAAGTTCTTTTGtatttagtaacgcgatataaaaaaatcaaattaattgaaacaaattaaCCAGTTATTTAATACTGAGCATTAATAATcaactcaataaataaactctccagttaaattgataataaataaacatttaaattgtaaatatgtttctctaataattaaacaacaaaaatataattcaaatatttaaaactcgTTAAAAGATTATTACTGATTATGATAACTAGtgaatgataacaataaaaagCACAATACGCTGCAATTATATTCTATGAAATGTCAGCTAAAAGACactaaatatgaataattaaattcaatcacagatatttatatattattattgatttttaataattagtaaattatttaattatgttaattacGAATCTCCAgcccatatttaattaattattcaattcgtTGGTAGAATACAATGcccataattatttattattatgaaaatttttttaatcaataccAATATCAATAAACAATcagaaaaaga
The sequence above is drawn from the Microplitis demolitor isolate Queensland-Clemson2020A chromosome 3, iyMicDemo2.1a, whole genome shotgun sequence genome and encodes:
- the LOC103580707 gene encoding acetylcholine receptor subunit beta-like 1 — encoded protein: MYNYSKILKLLLISAVFCIGLCSEDEERLVRDLFRGYNKLIRPVQNMTEKVHVRFGLAFVQLINVNEKNQIMKSNVWLRFVWTDYQLQWDEADYGGIGVLRLPPDKVWKPDIVLFNNADGNYEVRYKSNVLIYPNGEVLWVPPAIYQSSCTIDVTYFPFDQQTCIMKFGSWTFNGDQVSLALYNDKNFVDLSDYWKSGTWDIISVPAYLNTYQGDFPTETDITFYIIIRRKTLFYTVNLILPTVLISFLCVLVFYLPAEAGEKVTLGISILLSLVVFLLLVSKILPPTSLVLPLIAKYLLFTFIMNTVSILVTVIIINWNFRGPRTHRMPQMIRKIFLKYLPAILLMRRPKKTRLRWMMEIPNVTLPTSTYSGSPTEHLPGGISKSKMEIMELSDLHHPNCKINRKAHHTGTTSTAASGVTGAAAGAGAGNNEPLGDRRGSESSDSVLLSPEATKATEAVEFIAEHLRNEDLYIQTREDWKYVAMVIDRLQLYIFFIVTTAGTIGILMDAPHIFEYVDQDRIIEIYRGK